In Aureibaculum algae, the following are encoded in one genomic region:
- a CDS encoding aldehyde dehydrogenase family protein, whose protein sequence is MSYSKPKFKEKYSNFINGKFVAPLGGQYFENTSPIDNSLIAKYPRSQKEDIELALDAANAAKESWGNTSATERATLLNKVADIIEANLEEFALVETCDNGKPIRETLNADIPLAVDHWRYFAACIRSEEGGASELDSNTLSMNIKEPLGVVGQIIPWNFPLLMLSWKLPPALVTGNCVVLKPAEQTPSSATLLMEKIADVFPPGVVNIVHGFGPEAGKPLASSSRVDKVAFTGETTTGQLIMQYASKNLNPVTMELGGKSPNIFFNSVMDADDAYLDKAIEGAVLFAFNQGEVCTAPSRLLVQEDIYDAFMERVVARTNAIIQDNPYDVNTMIGAQASNDQYEKIQSYFKIGKDEGAKVLTGGSANKLEGNLANGFYIKPTILEGHNKMRVFQEEIFGPVVCVTKFKDEADAIEIANDTLYGLGAGVWTRDAHQLYQIPRAIKAGRVWVNCYHAYPAHAPFGGYKKSGFGRENHVMMLNYYRQTKNMLISYDKNKLGFF, encoded by the coding sequence ATGAGTTATTCGAAACCAAAATTTAAAGAAAAATATTCCAATTTTATTAATGGAAAATTTGTTGCACCGCTCGGTGGTCAATATTTTGAAAATACATCTCCCATTGATAATAGCTTAATTGCAAAATATCCACGTTCTCAAAAAGAAGATATAGAATTGGCTTTAGATGCTGCCAATGCTGCAAAAGAATCTTGGGGAAACACTTCAGCTACTGAAAGAGCAACACTTTTAAATAAAGTAGCCGATATTATTGAAGCTAATTTGGAAGAATTTGCATTGGTTGAAACTTGTGATAATGGCAAACCAATCCGTGAAACATTAAATGCTGATATTCCTTTAGCAGTTGATCATTGGCGTTATTTTGCAGCTTGTATTCGTTCAGAAGAAGGAGGTGCATCAGAACTAGATTCTAACACCTTGTCTATGAATATTAAAGAACCACTCGGTGTCGTAGGACAAATTATTCCATGGAACTTTCCGCTATTAATGCTATCATGGAAATTACCTCCGGCATTGGTAACGGGTAACTGTGTGGTGTTAAAACCAGCGGAACAAACCCCTTCATCAGCAACCTTATTGATGGAGAAAATTGCGGATGTATTTCCTCCTGGTGTGGTAAATATTGTTCATGGTTTTGGTCCTGAAGCCGGTAAACCATTAGCATCAAGTTCTAGAGTAGATAAAGTGGCCTTTACAGGAGAAACTACCACAGGACAATTAATTATGCAATATGCCTCTAAGAATTTGAATCCTGTTACGATGGAGCTAGGTGGAAAATCGCCTAATATTTTCTTTAATTCTGTTATGGATGCCGATGATGCCTATTTAGATAAAGCCATTGAAGGAGCGGTATTGTTTGCTTTTAATCAAGGAGAAGTATGTACAGCACCTTCCAGATTATTGGTACAAGAAGATATTTATGATGCATTTATGGAACGTGTTGTGGCTAGAACAAATGCCATTATACAAGACAATCCTTATGATGTAAATACAATGATTGGTGCACAAGCCTCTAATGATCAGTACGAAAAAATACAATCGTATTTTAAAATAGGAAAAGACGAAGGAGCAAAAGTACTAACAGGTGGTTCTGCCAATAAACTAGAAGGCAACTTAGCCAACGGATTTTATATTAAACCGACCATACTTGAAGGTCACAATAAAATGCGAGTATTTCAAGAAGAAATCTTTGGTCCGGTAGTCTGTGTAACTAAATTTAAAGATGAAGCCGATGCCATAGAAATTGCCAACGATACCCTTTACGGATTAGGAGCCGGTGTTTGGACAAGAGATGCCCACCAATTGTATCAAATACCGCGTGCCATCAAAGCTGGACGTGTTTGGGTGAATTGTTATCACGCTTATCCTGCACATGCACCGTTTGGAGGGTACAAAAAATCAGGTTTTGGTA
- a CDS encoding AraC family transcriptional regulator, with the protein MSQLLQSHRKNRKLTTLVENRTTYSAEYAELNIFETHKIAEKVKLTFDFPVIASMLTGKKIMHLEGLPSFEFFPGESVVMPRSKPMVIDFPIANEKNPTQCLALGIDEKKISDVVLNFNNYVAIENENNNWDLDANTSHLTNNQAVNHLVERLVYTFTNNNKSKDVLLDLMIQELIVRLLQTKAKALILSDTQNVLNDTRIGMVIQFIKENLTNRDITVDVLAEKACMSTSHFHKKFKNTLGVSPIDYINSEKIKFSKKLIKEKKSFQMSEIAIKSGFNNTSYFNRQFKKMEMMTPQQFKKSITTS; encoded by the coding sequence ATGAGTCAGCTCTTACAATCGCATAGAAAGAACAGAAAACTAACGACGTTAGTAGAAAACAGGACTACCTATAGTGCTGAATATGCGGAGTTAAACATTTTTGAGACTCATAAAATTGCAGAAAAAGTAAAGCTCACTTTTGACTTTCCTGTAATAGCGAGTATGCTTACCGGAAAAAAAATAATGCATTTAGAAGGACTGCCTAGTTTTGAATTCTTTCCAGGTGAATCTGTGGTAATGCCCAGAAGTAAACCCATGGTAATTGATTTTCCTATTGCTAATGAAAAGAACCCTACACAATGTCTCGCATTAGGTATAGATGAAAAGAAAATTAGCGATGTGGTGTTGAATTTTAACAACTATGTAGCTATTGAAAATGAAAATAATAATTGGGATTTAGACGCAAACACCTCTCATTTAACCAATAACCAAGCGGTGAATCATTTAGTAGAGCGTTTGGTATATACATTTACCAACAATAATAAATCTAAAGATGTATTGTTAGACTTGATGATACAAGAGCTAATTGTACGTTTATTACAAACAAAGGCGAAAGCTCTTATTTTAAGTGATACGCAAAATGTTTTGAACGATACCAGAATTGGTATGGTTATTCAATTTATTAAAGAAAACTTAACCAATAGAGATATTACGGTTGATGTGTTGGCAGAAAAAGCCTGTATGAGTACTTCTCATTTTCATAAAAAGTTTAAGAATACCTTGGGGGTTTCACCTATAGACTATATTAATTCTGAAAAGATAAAATTTTCTAAAAAATTAATAAAGGAAAAGAAAAGTTTTCAGATGTCTGAAATTGCCATTAAGTCCGGTTTTAATAATACCAGTTATTTCAATAGACAGTTTAAAAAGATGGAAATGATGACGCCTCAACAGTTTAAAAAATCAATTACCACTTCCTAA
- a CDS encoding polysaccharide deacetylase family protein — protein MRKILFIPLYLIVLCIGCKKETTKQAEQIVKSKPTVSFTFDDGITSDLAGYQFEAWNQMILSHLQKENLKAVFFVTGENKLNEKGQYLLKTWNDAGHRIGNHSFTHPNFNSDINSAELFESELKRTDSVISNLSNSIKLFRFPYLKEGQNPLKVDSIRNILSRNNYQNGYVTIDASDWYVNQRLLKRIKEVGVQKTALDQFKDFYVQHILERANYYETLSKELTGRHISHTLLLHHNLTSALFLDDLINKFKEEGWNIINAEQAYQDSVFTKIPAPKFAGESLTWSLAKQSGNYKESLRYPAEDSRYEKEKMDSLGL, from the coding sequence ATGAGAAAAATACTCTTTATACCCTTATATCTAATCGTGCTTTGCATAGGCTGTAAAAAAGAAACAACTAAACAAGCGGAGCAAATAGTAAAAAGTAAACCAACGGTAAGTTTTACTTTTGATGATGGCATCACTTCCGATTTAGCAGGTTATCAATTTGAAGCTTGGAATCAAATGATTTTGTCTCACCTCCAAAAAGAAAATCTAAAAGCGGTGTTTTTTGTAACCGGTGAAAACAAATTAAATGAAAAAGGCCAATACTTACTAAAAACATGGAACGATGCAGGCCATCGCATAGGCAATCATTCTTTTACACATCCCAATTTCAATTCCGACATAAATTCTGCTGAACTTTTTGAAAGTGAACTAAAAAGAACCGACTCCGTAATCTCAAACCTCAGCAATAGCATTAAACTATTTCGTTTCCCCTATTTAAAAGAAGGGCAAAACCCCTTAAAAGTAGATAGTATAAGAAATATACTGAGCCGTAACAATTACCAAAACGGATATGTAACTATAGATGCTTCTGATTGGTATGTTAACCAACGCCTATTAAAAAGGATAAAAGAAGTTGGTGTTCAAAAAACAGCACTTGACCAATTCAAAGACTTTTATGTACAGCATATTTTAGAACGGGCCAACTATTACGAAACACTTTCAAAAGAACTTACTGGAAGACACATCAGCCACACCTTATTACTACATCATAATTTAACCTCTGCCCTATTTTTAGATGATCTTATCAATAAATTTAAAGAAGAAGGCTGGAACATCATAAATGCAGAACAAGCATATCAGGATAGTGTATTTACAAAAATACCTGCCCCAAAATTTGCTGGCGAAAGCTTAACTTGGTCTTTGGCCAAGCAATCTGGAAATTACAAAGAATCGTTACGTTATCCTGCAGAAGACAGCAGGTATGAAAAAGAAAAAATGGATTCACTGGGTTTATAA
- a CDS encoding VOC family protein, translating to MATINTYLNFNGNCEAAFNFYKSVFGGEFIFLGRFEEMPEGDGYKVTDSDKNKIMHVSLPIGKTILMGSDTVGDWGPKFVQGNNFSVSITPENTEEADKLFKGLSAGGHITMPMENTFWGSYFGMLTDKFGINWMVNLEQSQA from the coding sequence ATGGCAACAATAAACACCTATTTAAACTTTAACGGAAATTGTGAAGCTGCATTTAACTTTTATAAATCCGTTTTTGGTGGCGAATTTATTTTCCTAGGCAGGTTCGAAGAAATGCCTGAAGGTGACGGTTATAAAGTTACGGATTCAGATAAAAACAAAATTATGCATGTGAGTTTACCCATTGGAAAAACCATTTTAATGGGCAGTGACACCGTTGGAGATTGGGGACCTAAATTTGTACAGGGAAATAATTTTTCAGTTTCAATTACTCCTGAAAACACAGAGGAAGCCGATAAATTATTTAAAGGACTTTCTGCAGGCGGTCACATAACAATGCCAATGGAAAATACATTTTGGGGTTCCTATTTTGGTATGTTAACCGACAAGTTTGGTATTAATTGGATGGTAAACTTAGAACAAAGTCAAGCATAA
- a CDS encoding alginate lyase family protein has protein sequence MTHKKSLFLVFTLLVMSFYTYGQLIDTRIEVKKYSVQEISHPGIMHSGEELNAIKAHVNNGDEPWSSAYKAMVVWKGSSLDWTPTPFAHVHRDSYGANRVGDPQIGNDAEAAYSHAMQWVVTGNKAHAEKTIEILNAWSSTIDTITGKDDNLVAGMIAHKYCNAAEIIRYTYDNWPQDEVNQFKDMMLNVFYPLISNYYTNSMNSNGNWGLSMVNSVLAIAVFCDDVELFNDAIAHVMGTEVQPYSTFSGYIDATTGQCQESGRDQGHSQMGLGYLAAISEIAWKQDIDLYAYLDNRLLHGFEYFAKYNLGNEVVYYNMYGKFKDVISEKSRGKYQPIFERVYDHYVRVKKLPMPYTKQIVEQIRPEGFTSSMISWGTLTGYQGDPID, from the coding sequence ATGACACATAAGAAGTCCCTTTTTTTAGTTTTTACGTTACTCGTGATGAGTTTTTATACGTATGGACAGTTAATAGATACACGTATTGAAGTGAAAAAATATTCGGTTCAAGAAATTAGCCATCCTGGTATCATGCATAGTGGGGAAGAGCTTAATGCTATAAAAGCTCATGTGAACAATGGTGATGAGCCATGGTCGAGTGCCTATAAGGCTATGGTGGTCTGGAAAGGGTCTTCATTAGATTGGACACCAACACCTTTTGCTCATGTACATCGTGATAGTTATGGAGCCAATAGAGTTGGCGATCCGCAGATCGGTAATGACGCTGAAGCCGCGTATAGTCATGCCATGCAATGGGTGGTTACAGGAAATAAGGCACATGCCGAAAAAACCATCGAAATATTGAATGCCTGGAGTAGTACTATAGATACAATTACTGGGAAAGATGATAATTTGGTTGCCGGTATGATAGCTCACAAATACTGTAATGCTGCAGAAATCATTCGTTATACGTATGACAACTGGCCACAAGATGAAGTGAATCAGTTCAAGGATATGATGCTTAATGTTTTCTATCCTTTAATCAGTAATTACTACACCAATAGCATGAATTCCAATGGGAATTGGGGCCTTTCTATGGTCAATTCGGTGTTGGCAATTGCCGTTTTTTGTGATGATGTAGAATTGTTTAACGATGCTATTGCACATGTTATGGGTACTGAAGTGCAACCCTATTCAACCTTTTCGGGCTATATAGATGCGACGACGGGTCAATGTCAGGAAAGCGGAAGAGATCAGGGGCATTCTCAGATGGGGCTGGGGTATTTAGCGGCAATATCCGAAATAGCATGGAAGCAGGACATTGATTTATATGCCTATCTCGACAACCGTCTTTTACATGGCTTTGAATATTTTGCAAAATACAATCTAGGTAACGAGGTAGTATATTATAATATGTATGGAAAATTTAAGGATGTAATATCAGAGAAGAGTCGTGGAAAATATCAACCTATTTTTGAAAGGGTTTATGATCACTATGTGCGTGTAAAAAAACTTCCAATGCCTTATACTAAACAAATTGTTGAACAGATTCGTCCAGAGGGGTTTACTTCTTCGATGATTTCTTGGGGTACCTTAACAGGATATCAGGGAGATCCAATTGATTAG
- a CDS encoding zinc ribbon domain-containing protein, whose protein sequence is MKCPKCNATINTEQINVKTDIAQCISCGTLFKISENLGNDAYDKFDITNLVDGTWYKTEHNNTIIGATTRSPVAFFMVPFMLVWSGGSLGGIYGTQLINSEFDLFQSLLGIPFIIGSIVFWSLALMSIWGKVEITLNNRGGKIFTGIGSIGLVKQFLWKDITTLTEKKATLRYPGSQGGSLIFEGQKRISFGNGLKQIRLYFLLRAIKSTINKNHWK, encoded by the coding sequence ATGAAATGTCCTAAATGCAACGCTACAATTAATACGGAACAGATTAATGTTAAAACTGATATTGCCCAATGTATTAGCTGTGGAACGCTATTTAAAATATCTGAAAACTTAGGAAACGATGCGTATGATAAGTTCGACATCACTAATTTAGTTGACGGAACATGGTATAAAACAGAGCATAATAATACAATTATTGGAGCAACAACACGGTCACCGGTCGCATTTTTTATGGTGCCATTTATGTTAGTTTGGTCAGGTGGTTCGCTAGGTGGCATTTATGGAACGCAATTGATTAATAGTGAGTTTGATTTATTTCAATCTCTTTTGGGAATTCCTTTTATCATTGGCTCTATTGTTTTCTGGAGCCTAGCTCTAATGAGTATTTGGGGCAAAGTAGAAATAACACTGAACAATAGAGGAGGAAAAATATTTACAGGCATTGGTTCTATTGGCCTCGTTAAACAATTTTTATGGAAAGACATTACTACATTAACGGAAAAAAAAGCAACGTTACGTTATCCTGGAAGTCAAGGAGGAAGCCTAATTTTTGAAGGACAAAAAAGAATTTCATTTGGTAACGGACTAAAGCAAATAAGACTTTATTTTTTGCTAAGAGCTATTAAAAGTACCATTAATAAAAACCATTGGAAATGA
- a CDS encoding lipocalin family protein, translated as MKIKLKILTIASIILLTSCSIGLEKKITKNWKVSKMEKFIPVTSNNYTPIKMDINAKMSYNFQTENKVKLITQYDSKLNGSWSVNDSIITINIKKEQKNFNIDKLTDHELVLTSGNYKFYLEN; from the coding sequence ATGAAAATTAAATTAAAAATACTTACAATAGCTTCTATAATTCTTTTGACTTCTTGCTCAATCGGCTTGGAAAAGAAAATCACTAAAAATTGGAAAGTATCAAAAATGGAAAAGTTCATACCAGTAACTTCTAATAATTACACTCCCATAAAAATGGATATTAATGCTAAAATGTCTTATAATTTTCAGACCGAAAATAAAGTAAAATTAATAACACAATATGATTCTAAATTGAATGGATCTTGGTCTGTTAATGATAGTATTATTACTATAAACATCAAAAAAGAACAGAAAAATTTTAATATTGATAAATTAACTGATCATGAATTGGTATTAACTTCAGGCAATTATAAATTTTATTTAGAGAATTAG
- a CDS encoding TPM domain-containing protein produces the protein MCKNIIDQIMIPEFKNGDYYTGLEKRMAELIAK, from the coding sequence ATTTGTAAAAACATAATAGACCAAATTATGATACCTGAATTTAAAAATGGAGATTATTACACTGGCCTTGAAAAAAGAATGGCAGAATTAATAGCCAAATAG